GCGCGCGGGGACACGGTCGCCGTCCGTTACACGGGTCGACTGGACAACAACGAGGTCTTCGACACCAACCGGGACGACGACGAGCCGCTCACCTTCCGCGTCGGGGACGGGCAGGTCATCCCGGGTTTCGAGACGGCGGTCCTCGGCCTCGCGAAGGGGGCCACGAAGCGCGTCCGCATCCCCCCGGAGGAGGCCTACGGCTTCAAGCGGCAGGATCTCGTCCAGACGTTCGACCGCGACGCGCTCGACGCGGACACCGGTCCCCTGAGCGTCGGCCTCCAGGTCGAGGTCGAGGACGAGGACGGAAACAGCTTTCCCGCCGATGTCGTCGAGTTTGACGACGAGACCGTGACCCTGGACCTGAACCACCCGCTTGCCGGGGAGGCCCTCACCTTCGACATCACGGTCGTCGAAGTCTACCGCGACGGCGCCTGAGTCCGGCGGTGCCAAGCCATGCCGAAACTGCCAATCCAATGAGCTTTTATAGGGCTCGTGGCATGGGTTGCGACGTGACGTCCATGCGGAAGCCCGGACTCGCGGTGGCGCTCGCGCTCGTTCTCGTCGCTCTCCCCCTCGCCGGTTGCATCGGCGGCCAGGACCAGCAGCCCCCGCCCACGACGCCCCCCTCGG
This is a stretch of genomic DNA from Candidatus Thermoplasmatota archaeon. It encodes these proteins:
- a CDS encoding peptidylprolyl isomerase; translated protein: MSVARGDTVAVRYTGRLDNNEVFDTNRDDDEPLTFRVGDGQVIPGFETAVLGLAKGATKRVRIPPEEAYGFKRQDLVQTFDRDALDADTGPLSVGLQVEVEDEDGNSFPADVVEFDDETVTLDLNHPLAGEALTFDITVVEVYRDGA